A stretch of the Rosa rugosa chromosome 5, drRosRugo1.1, whole genome shotgun sequence genome encodes the following:
- the LOC133709942 gene encoding squamosa promoter-binding-like protein 16 isoform X2, which yields MNNGSKGKLKGHGVSMMNTSSKRGRRANAVIQVASCLVDGCNSDLSMCREYHQRHKVCELHSKTPKVMIQGQEKRFCQQCSRFHSLEEFDEGKRSCRRRLAGHNKRRRKPQLEPMPTSLGAFLSDYQAFSTPQLYPTNAVMYSAWEDFPTHSHSQLSVSRRNSFSESLPCYSHRVGIGSMHPEAASSVCQPLLGTNFALGNYGNNHKIFSNEFFSGNVESSCARSLLSLTPAVPEETGLSLIGQTSSICSAQSFVPRLHHYNDLGMQGGAVVSNLVTDGSNNSNLLCIQQMFH from the exons ATGAACAACGGTTCAAAAGGCAAGTTGAAGGGGCATGGGGTCTCTATGATGAACACATCTTCAAAGAGAGGCCGACGAGCCAATGCTGTAATCCAAGTTGCTTCATGCTTGGTTGATGGGTGCAATTCCGACCTTAGCATGTGCAGGGAGTATCACCAGCGCCACAAAGTATGTGAGCTCCATTCAAAGACCCCAAAGGTCATGATTCAGGGACAGGAAAAGCGATTCTGTCAGCAGTGCAGCAG GTTCCATTCATTGGAAGAGTTTGATGAAGGAAAAAGAAGCTGCAGAAGGCGTCTTGCTGGACACAACAAACGCCGAAGGAAGCCTCAGTTGGAACCTATGCCCACAAGTTTAGGAGCATTTCTTTCTGATTACCAAG CATTCAGTACTCCACAACTTTATCCAACAAATGCTGTAATGTACTCTGCTTGGGAAGATTTTCCTACTCACAGCCACTCCCAATTAAGTGTGTCAAGAAGAAACTCATTTTCAGAATCTTTACCATGCTATAGCCACAGAGTAGGCATTGGCTCCATGCACCCCGAAGCTGCTTCTTCTGTTTGCCAACCACTTCTTGGTACCAACTTTGCATTGGGAAATTATGGCAACAACCACAAAATTTTCTCCAATGAGTTCTTCAGTGGCAACGTTGAATCAAGTTGCGCTCGCTCTCTTCTGTCATTGACACCAGCAGTCCCGGAGGAGACTGGTTTGAGCCTCATAGGACAGACAAGTTCAATCTGCTCAGCTCAATCCTTCGTCCCTAGACTTCACCACTACAATGATTTGGGAATGCAGGGTGGAGCAGTAGTTTCTAATCTAGTTACTGATGGAAGCAACAATTCCAATCTCCTTTGCATTCAGCAGATGTTTCACTAG
- the LOC133709942 gene encoding squamosa promoter-binding-like protein 16 isoform X1, translating to MNNGSKGKLKGHGVSMMNTSSKRGRRANAVIQVASCLVDGCNSDLSMCREYHQRHKVCELHSKTPKVMIQGQEKRFCQQCSRFHSLEEFDEGKRSCRRRLAGHNKRRRKPQLEPMPTSLGAFLSDYQGATFSAFSTPQLYPTNAVMYSAWEDFPTHSHSQLSVSRRNSFSESLPCYSHRVGIGSMHPEAASSVCQPLLGTNFALGNYGNNHKIFSNEFFSGNVESSCARSLLSLTPAVPEETGLSLIGQTSSICSAQSFVPRLHHYNDLGMQGGAVVSNLVTDGSNNSNLLCIQQMFH from the exons ATGAACAACGGTTCAAAAGGCAAGTTGAAGGGGCATGGGGTCTCTATGATGAACACATCTTCAAAGAGAGGCCGACGAGCCAATGCTGTAATCCAAGTTGCTTCATGCTTGGTTGATGGGTGCAATTCCGACCTTAGCATGTGCAGGGAGTATCACCAGCGCCACAAAGTATGTGAGCTCCATTCAAAGACCCCAAAGGTCATGATTCAGGGACAGGAAAAGCGATTCTGTCAGCAGTGCAGCAG GTTCCATTCATTGGAAGAGTTTGATGAAGGAAAAAGAAGCTGCAGAAGGCGTCTTGCTGGACACAACAAACGCCGAAGGAAGCCTCAGTTGGAACCTATGCCCACAAGTTTAGGAGCATTTCTTTCTGATTACCAAG GCGCAACATTTTCAGCATTCAGTACTCCACAACTTTATCCAACAAATGCTGTAATGTACTCTGCTTGGGAAGATTTTCCTACTCACAGCCACTCCCAATTAAGTGTGTCAAGAAGAAACTCATTTTCAGAATCTTTACCATGCTATAGCCACAGAGTAGGCATTGGCTCCATGCACCCCGAAGCTGCTTCTTCTGTTTGCCAACCACTTCTTGGTACCAACTTTGCATTGGGAAATTATGGCAACAACCACAAAATTTTCTCCAATGAGTTCTTCAGTGGCAACGTTGAATCAAGTTGCGCTCGCTCTCTTCTGTCATTGACACCAGCAGTCCCGGAGGAGACTGGTTTGAGCCTCATAGGACAGACAAGTTCAATCTGCTCAGCTCAATCCTTCGTCCCTAGACTTCACCACTACAATGATTTGGGAATGCAGGGTGGAGCAGTAGTTTCTAATCTAGTTACTGATGGAAGCAACAATTCCAATCTCCTTTGCATTCAGCAGATGTTTCACTAG